A DNA window from Zingiber officinale cultivar Zhangliang chromosome 3A, Zo_v1.1, whole genome shotgun sequence contains the following coding sequences:
- the LOC122052329 gene encoding protein phosphatase 2C 32-like: MGNGTSRAVGCFVPSGVAKDGVDLDLLEPLDEGLGHSFCYVRPVIVDSPAITPSNSDRYTVVSNTLDSDTRSASFRQEIAEESQRASKNSSETTFRTISGASVSANTSTARTGNPNVLISNDTQEPAASFESTASFASVPLQPLPRGSGPLNAFMSGPLGRGFASGPLERGASLMSGPLDKGFFMSGPLDSADTSSFSAPLGHGRGKTRFGQLVRSMSRPMTSVLSKTFTRRQRGSGWIHRFLLHPMSHLVWHSKDTKPQSDPSRNCLEAGTSELEYCSSRNLQWAHGKAGEDRVHVVLSEEQGWLFVGIYDGFSGPDAPDFLMNNLYKAVDKELEGLLWYYEDKSGHIISSSDLSENDASKISSGVVKQESLSSDLQQGELWNSRSVNLSFGNQCEEGVALDPSHEENFRLESSMGDNLVKGSSMGGPTSEGEVEDNKLWCEIPRDCNSYRDDGNLDAGGHADVSHKKTSCISEIKSESRCRKNKRLYELLQMELLEDHGKDSYLSSGNPTARSDSWDLQLSAPGDLGISSREISSPVQPVLHSSSTKRESLRLGEELVGIQESNAVVRSSSKESKQKYVVSFSTVGQKQMMRASLFGTRLRKMYRKHKFSHRKLFSWSYYGSRNPSNIDDRVDNSSVIIRRCKSGPVDHDAVLKAMTRALEATEEAFVDMVEKALDRNPELALMGSCVLVMLMKDQDVYVINLGDSRVILAQDRLNDVYDAQTVTIEDARHQNSMRDSLVHMELDRISEESPMHNPKAQLCNNNKTRELSLCSLKMRAVQLSSDHSTSIEEEVLRIKAEHHDDAQAVFNDRVKGQLKVTRAFGAEFLKKPKLNQALLEMFRVDYIGDLPYISCSPSVLHHHLCSSDRFLVLSSDGLYQYFSNEEVVSHITWFMENAPDGDPAQYLIAELLIRAAKKNGMDFHELLDIPQGDRRKYHDDVSVMVVSLEGRIWRSSS; encoded by the exons ATGGGGAATGGCACGTCTCGAGCCGTTGGCTGTTTCGTTCCCTCAGGAGTCGCCAAGGATGGGGTCGATCTGGACCTCCTTGAACCCTTAGACGAGGGCCTGGGGCACTCCTTCTGCTACGTGAGGCCGGTGATTGTGGATTCTCCGGCTATAACGCCCTCAAACTCCGACAGGTACACTGTGGTTTCGAACACTCTTGATTCCGACACGCGCAGTGCTTCTTTCAGGCAGGAGATTGCAGAAGAGTCGCAGAGGGCGAGCAAGAATTCTTCTGAGACCACCTTTCGGACCATATCGGGGGCCTCAGTCAGTGCCAATACCTCCACTGCGCGGACCGGTAACCCTAATGTGCTCATCTCCAACGATACGCAAGAACCGGCTGCTTCATTTGAGAGCACCGCTTCATTTGCCTCTGTCCCTCTCCAGCCACTGCCTCGTGGATCGGGGCCTCTGAATGCTTTTATGTCAGGGCCTTTGGGGAGGGGATTCGCCTCGGGGCCATTGGAGAGAGGGGCGAGTCTTATGTCTGGGCCATTGGACAAGGGTTTCTTCATGTCCGGGCCGCTTGACTCAGCTGATACAAGTAGCTTCTCTGCTCCTCTTGGTCATGGCCGGGGAAAGACGAGATTTGGCCAACTTGTGAGGAGCATGAGCAGACCTATGACGAGTGTGCTTTCAAAAACTTTTACCAGGCGTCAGCGTGGCTCTGGTTGGATCCACCGGTTCCTCTTGCATCCCATGTCCCATCTAGTGTGGCATTCTAAGGACACAAAACCACAATCTGATCCTTCGCGAAACTGTTTGGAAGCTGGTACCTCCGAACTTGAGTATTGCAGCAGCCGCAACTTGCAATGGGCTCATGGCAAGGCTGGGGAGGACAGGGTTCATGTTGTCCTTTCCGAAGAGCAAGGGTGGTTGTTTGTTGGAATCTATGATGGCTTCAGTGGTCCTGATGCACCCGATTTTTTGATGAATAACCTTTATAAAGCTGTAGATAAAGAATTGGAGGGACTTCTATGGTATTATGAAGACAAATCAGGCCATATTATTTCATCATCTGATCTTAGTGAAAATGATGCTTCTAAGATTTCTTCTGGTGTTGTAAAACAAGAATCTCTTTCTTCAGACTTGCAACAAGGTGAATTGTGGAATTCTAGGTCAGTTAATTTATCTTTTGGAAACCAATGTGAGGAAGGAGTTGCACTTGACCCATCCCATGAAGAAAATTTTCGATTAGAATCTTCCATGGGTGACAATTTGGTTAAGGGATCAAGCATGGGTGGCCCAACTTCGGAAGGAGAAGTTGAAGACAACAAGCTGTGGTGTGAAATTCCTCGTGACTGCAATTCATACAGGGATGATGGAAATCTGGACGCTGGGGGTCATGCTGATGTATCCCATAAGAAAACATCCTGCATCTCAGAAATCAAATCAGAAAGTAGATGTAGAAAAAACAAACGCCTTTATGAGCTTCTTCAGATGGAACTTCTTGAGGACCATGGCAAAGACTCTTACCTGTCATCAGGTAATCCCACTGCCAGAAGTGATTCTTGGGATTTGCAGCTTAGTGCCCCTGGGGACTTGGGTATCAGTAGCAGAGAAATTTCCTCACCAGTACAACCAGTACTTCATTCATCCAGCACCAAGAGGGAAAGTTTAAGGCTAGGAGAAGAACTTGTTGGAATACAAGAGAGTAATGCTGTAGTTAGAAGCAGTTCAAAAGAATCAAAGCAAAAATATGTGGTATCATTTTCTACTGTAGGACAAAAACAGATGATGAGAGCGTCATTATTTGGAACAAGGTTAAGGAAAATGTACAGAAAGCATAAATTCTCACACAGGAAACTTTTCTCTTGGAGCTACTATGGGAGTAGAAATCCATCTAATATTGATGATAGAGTAGATAATTCATCAGTGATTATCAGACGGTGTAAATCAGGGCCAGTGGACCATGATGCAGTACTGAAGGCTATGACACGGGCACTGGAAGCCACAGAAGAGGCTTTTGTGGATATGGTAGAGAAGGCACTAGATAGAAACCCAGAGCTCGCACTGATGGGATCATGTGTTCTTGTCATGTTAATGAAGGACCAGGATGTGTATGTGATCAATCTTGGAGATAGTCGTGTTATTCTTGCACAAGATAGACTAAATGATGTCTACGATGCACAAACTGTTACAATAGAAGACGCAAGACATCAAAACAGTATGAGAGATTCTCTTGTCCATATGGAGTTAGACAGGATATCAGAGGAATCTCCAATGCATAATCCTAAAGCCCAGCTTTGTAACAATAATAAGACCCGGGAATTATCTCTTTGTAGCCTAAAAATGAGGGCTGTTCAGCTCTCTTCTGACCACAGTACAAGCATTGAGGAG GAGGTTTTGAGaattaaagcagaacatcatgaTGATGCTCAAGCTGTCTTCAATGACAGAGTAAAGGGCCAGTTAAAAGTTACAAGAGCATTTGGAGCAGAATTTCTGAAGAAG CCAAAATTGAACCAAGCTCTGCTAGAAATGTTCAGAGTTGACTACATTGGAGACTTGCCATACATTAGTTGCAGTCCATCAGTTCTTCATCATCATCTCTGCTCAAGTGATCGATTTTTAGTCCTCTCGTCCGATGGGCTTTACCAGTATTTCAGCAATGAAGAGGTGGTGTCACATATTACATGGTTTATGGAAAATGCACCAGATGGGGACCCTGCACAATACCTCATTGCTGAACTGCTAATCCGTGCTGCTAAAAAGAATG GCATGGACTTCCATGAATTGCTGGATATTCCTCAAGGGGACCGTCGTAAGTACCACGACGATGTTTCTGTCATGGTGGTTTCCTTGGAAGGAAGGATTTGGAGATCATCCagttga